Proteins encoded in a region of the Balneolales bacterium ANBcel1 genome:
- a CDS encoding DUF4918 family protein: MLRLPEHDHEEVISNGRIHEQGDRPAIHFKTIPNMTFAELILAFNASLDLDSSLLPDGIAVMNPFRGEYAETIRDVTSRFYHKYYSDTSPRHLILGINPGRFGAGVTGVPFTDTKRMRDVCGIDMAIDPTHEPSSVFVYEVVKAFGGPASFYSRFYINSVCPLGFTRRNDKGNEVNYNFYDDRHLQKAVTPFIMDCIEKQIGFGAATDRCFCMGRGKNFTFLNALNKKTGWFDEVVPLDHPRFVVQYRSKRMAEYVTSYTEALSRAGESPARDN, encoded by the coding sequence TTGCTACGATTGCCAGAACATGACCATGAAGAGGTGATATCAAATGGCCGGATCCATGAACAAGGTGACAGGCCGGCCATCCATTTCAAAACGATACCCAATATGACCTTCGCCGAGCTGATACTCGCTTTTAATGCATCCCTCGACCTGGACTCCTCTCTGCTGCCCGATGGGATAGCCGTGATGAACCCGTTTCGCGGTGAATACGCCGAAACCATACGGGATGTCACCAGCCGGTTTTATCACAAATATTATTCGGACACCAGCCCGCGCCATCTGATTCTGGGAATAAATCCGGGCCGGTTCGGAGCGGGTGTTACCGGAGTGCCGTTTACCGACACCAAGCGGATGCGCGATGTCTGCGGCATCGACATGGCCATAGACCCGACTCACGAGCCCTCCTCGGTATTCGTTTATGAGGTGGTGAAGGCCTTCGGCGGACCGGCTTCCTTCTACTCCAGATTCTACATCAATTCCGTGTGCCCTCTCGGCTTTACGCGTCGCAACGACAAGGGAAACGAAGTAAATTACAACTTCTACGACGACCGGCACCTCCAAAAAGCCGTAACTCCCTTCATCATGGATTGCATTGAAAAGCAGATCGGATTCGGGGCGGCAACCGACCGCTGCTTCTGCATGGGGCGCGGCAAAAACTTCACCTTCCTGAATGCTTTGAACAAAAAAACAGGATGGTTTGATGAAGTGGTTCCGCTGGACCATCCCCGCTTCGTGGTACAATACCGCTCAAAAAGGATGGCGGAATATGTGACTTCCTACACCGAAGCGTTGTCCCGAGCCGGTGAATCACCTGCCCGGGATAACTAA
- a CDS encoding pyruvate dehydrogenase complex dihydrolipoamide acetyltransferase, translating into MATIIDMPKLSDTMEEGTIAKWNIKEGDKVEAGDIVAEVETDKATMDLEAFDPGTVLKILVEEGDSAPLGAKLVILGEEGEDISDLEGDGASAKESDGDKKEEKKPSEDKDESEEEESSEDTSEEADEKGADQKSDDGGRVKASPLAKKMAEEKGIDLSKVEGSGPQGRVIKADIENYKGEAAPAAAEKKDAADAKPEKSDAKEEKAEAPKPSVSGTSMREDEDLKVSQMRKTIAKRLAESKFTSPHFYETIDIDMKKAMAVRASLNEISDVKISFNDLVVKACAVALRRHPWLNASWKGDVVRLNGDVNIAIAVAVDEGLLTPVIRHTDQKGLRDISIETKDFAARARDKKLQPQDWEGSTFTISNLGMFGIEEFTAIINPPNAAILAVGAIRDVPVVEDGQVVPGKRMKVTLSSDHRVVDGAKAAEFLNTVRKLLEDPASMLL; encoded by the coding sequence ATGGCTACAATAATTGACATGCCCAAACTGAGCGATACCATGGAAGAGGGGACCATCGCGAAGTGGAATATCAAAGAAGGCGACAAGGTGGAAGCCGGCGACATCGTTGCCGAAGTGGAGACCGACAAGGCGACCATGGATCTGGAAGCTTTTGATCCCGGTACGGTATTGAAAATCCTGGTCGAAGAAGGTGACTCCGCACCGCTGGGAGCCAAACTGGTTATTCTCGGTGAAGAGGGTGAGGATATCTCCGACCTGGAAGGCGACGGAGCTTCCGCAAAAGAGAGCGATGGCGACAAGAAGGAGGAAAAGAAACCATCGGAGGATAAGGACGAGTCGGAAGAAGAGGAGTCGTCTGAGGACACGTCGGAGGAAGCCGATGAGAAGGGTGCCGATCAGAAATCGGATGACGGCGGTCGCGTGAAGGCTTCCCCGCTTGCAAAAAAGATGGCCGAGGAGAAGGGCATTGATCTGAGCAAGGTAGAAGGCAGCGGTCCGCAGGGGCGCGTCATCAAGGCCGACATCGAAAACTACAAGGGTGAAGCTGCGCCGGCTGCGGCCGAAAAGAAAGACGCCGCCGATGCGAAACCCGAAAAATCGGATGCAAAGGAAGAGAAGGCGGAAGCGCCCAAACCTTCGGTATCGGGCACAAGCATGCGCGAGGACGAAGACCTCAAAGTCTCACAGATGCGCAAGACCATTGCCAAGCGATTGGCGGAAAGCAAGTTCACCAGTCCGCATTTCTATGAGACCATCGATATCGACATGAAGAAGGCGATGGCTGTCCGGGCTTCGCTGAATGAGATAAGCGACGTAAAGATCAGTTTCAACGATCTGGTAGTCAAGGCGTGTGCGGTGGCCTTGCGGCGCCATCCGTGGCTGAACGCTTCCTGGAAAGGGGATGTGGTTCGACTCAACGGCGATGTCAATATTGCGATTGCCGTTGCCGTGGACGAGGGGCTGCTTACTCCGGTAATTCGTCACACCGATCAAAAAGGGCTGCGTGACATATCCATCGAAACCAAGGATTTTGCCGCCCGGGCGCGTGACAAAAAACTGCAGCCCCAGGATTGGGAAGGCAGTACGTTCACTATCAGCAACCTGGGCATGTTCGGCATCGAGGAGTTTACGGCCATCATCAATCCGCCCAACGCAGCGATCCTCGCCGTAGGCGCCATCCGGGATGTGCCGGTGGTCGAAGACGGACAGGTGGTCCCGGGCAAGCGTATGAAGGTCACACTTTCCAGCGACCATCGCGTTGTGGACGGAGCCAAAGCCGCCGAGTTCCTCAATACGGTTCGCAAACTTCTGGAAGATCCGGCCTCCATGCTGCTTTAG
- a CDS encoding pyruvate dehydrogenase complex E1 component subunit beta, whose translation MAQKQFREVIRDAIAEEMERDENVFIMGEEVAEYNGAYKATQGLLDRFGEKRVIDTPISELGFSGLGVGAAMNGLRPIVEFMTFNFAVVGMDQLINNAAKIRHMSGGQVKIPIVFRGPNGSAGQLAATHSVAYESLYGHFPGLITIHPSDPYDAKGLLKAAIRDDNPVIFLESEQMYGMKQEVPDEEYLLPIGKAEVKREGSDVTIVADGKLYHVAKQAAEELSKDGVEVELINPRTIKPFDMETVIKSVKKTNRCVVVNESHPFAGVAAEVGFQIQREAFDYLDAPVQRVTIPDVPAPFSKKLFDAWLPSPKNVIDAVNTVTYRN comes from the coding sequence ATGGCGCAGAAACAATTCAGAGAAGTAATCCGCGATGCCATAGCCGAAGAGATGGAGCGCGACGAGAATGTCTTTATCATGGGCGAAGAGGTTGCCGAATATAACGGAGCCTACAAGGCTACCCAGGGGCTGCTCGACCGGTTCGGCGAAAAGCGTGTCATCGACACTCCCATTTCGGAACTTGGTTTTTCCGGGCTGGGCGTCGGCGCGGCTATGAACGGTTTGCGGCCGATCGTGGAGTTTATGACGTTTAACTTCGCGGTGGTTGGTATGGACCAGCTCATCAATAACGCGGCCAAAATACGCCACATGAGCGGCGGACAGGTCAAAATCCCCATAGTATTCCGTGGGCCGAACGGTTCGGCAGGTCAGCTGGCCGCCACCCACTCGGTTGCCTACGAAAGTCTTTACGGCCATTTTCCCGGCCTGATCACCATCCACCCGTCTGATCCCTACGATGCCAAAGGTCTGCTGAAAGCGGCGATCCGGGACGACAACCCGGTCATTTTTCTGGAATCGGAGCAAATGTACGGTATGAAGCAGGAGGTGCCGGACGAGGAGTACCTGCTGCCGATCGGGAAAGCGGAAGTCAAGCGGGAAGGCTCGGATGTGACCATCGTGGCCGACGGGAAGTTGTACCACGTCGCCAAACAGGCCGCCGAAGAACTCTCCAAAGACGGTGTCGAAGTGGAGCTTATCAATCCCCGGACGATCAAACCATTTGATATGGAAACCGTTATCAAATCGGTGAAGAAAACCAACCGTTGCGTGGTGGTGAACGAATCGCATCCGTTCGCCGGGGTAGCGGCCGAAGTCGGATTCCAGATCCAGCGCGAGGCGTTTGATTATCTGGATGCCCCCGTTCAAAGGGTGACTATCCCCGATGTGCCCGCCCCGTTTTCCAAAAAACTTTTTGACGCATGGCTGCCGTCTCCCAAAAATGTAATTGACGCGGTCAACACCGTCACCTACCGAAACTAA
- the pdhA gene encoding pyruvate dehydrogenase (acetyl-transferring) E1 component subunit alpha yields the protein MSNKKKDNITSKTASIIKATDLPKATQKTHKGLNISEDELLELYESMQLQRRFEERSMQMYQKGKFGGFLHLYIGQEAVSTGSVYALQDDDDMITAYRDHGMALARDVSANECMAELFGKKDGCSKGKGGSMHFFKPEKHFWGGHAIVGAHLPLGAGLAFANKYKENGRIAVCYFGDGAVDQGSLNESFNLAQLWKLPVIYVVENNGYSMGTAVQRHSAGNLHERALAYGMKNGRVNGMDVFSIIEKMSEVAEEVRKTNEPYFLEVVTYRYRGHSMSDPANYRTKDELEEYKKIDPIERLKTYIFSKKVAGEKEIAAIDERVEKVVLESIEFADNSPFPDEEELYKDVYANDDFPYLT from the coding sequence ATGTCCAACAAGAAGAAAGATAATATCACAAGTAAAACGGCCTCCATTATCAAGGCCACCGATCTTCCCAAAGCAACACAAAAAACACACAAGGGCCTGAACATTTCAGAAGATGAACTTCTGGAACTTTACGAATCCATGCAGCTGCAGCGCCGGTTCGAGGAACGCTCGATGCAGATGTACCAGAAAGGCAAATTCGGAGGCTTTTTGCACCTGTATATTGGACAGGAAGCCGTATCCACCGGGTCCGTTTACGCCTTGCAGGATGACGACGACATGATCACCGCCTACCGCGATCATGGCATGGCCCTGGCCAGGGATGTCAGTGCTAACGAATGCATGGCAGAACTGTTCGGCAAGAAAGACGGCTGCAGCAAGGGCAAAGGCGGTTCGATGCACTTTTTCAAACCCGAGAAGCATTTCTGGGGAGGTCACGCCATTGTCGGCGCGCACCTGCCGCTCGGAGCGGGCCTCGCATTTGCCAACAAGTACAAGGAAAACGGGCGGATCGCCGTCTGTTATTTCGGGGATGGCGCGGTTGACCAGGGTTCTCTCAACGAGAGCTTCAACCTGGCACAGCTCTGGAAGCTGCCGGTAATATACGTGGTGGAAAACAACGGCTATTCCATGGGCACCGCGGTTCAGCGTCACAGTGCAGGAAACCTCCATGAGCGCGCGCTCGCCTACGGTATGAAGAACGGACGTGTGAACGGGATGGATGTGTTCAGCATCATCGAAAAAATGAGCGAAGTGGCGGAAGAAGTTCGCAAAACCAACGAGCCCTATTTCCTGGAAGTGGTCACATACCGCTATCGCGGTCACTCCATGAGCGATCCCGCCAACTACCGCACCAAGGATGAACTCGAGGAGTACAAGAAAATCGATCCCATTGAACGGCTCAAAACCTACATCTTTAGTAAAAAAGTGGCCGGCGAAAAAGAGATCGCTGCCATTGACGAAAGAGTGGAGAAGGTGGTGCTTGAGTCCATTGAATTCGCTGACAACAGCCCCTTCCCGGATGAAGAAGAGCTTTACAAGGATGTCTACGCGAATGATGATTTCCCGTACCTGACCTGA
- the alaS gene encoding alanine--tRNA ligase, which yields MSVRSSDQIRQEFFDFFREKEHLIVESAPVVPEDDPTLLFINAGMNPFKPIFLGEEEGLKRSGKVWHRTANTQKCIRVSGKHNDLEEVGHDTYHHTLFEMLGNWSFGDYFKKEAIAWAWELLVDHWGLEPDRLYATVFEGDPDDGLPADDEAAEFWASETPIPKDHILKFGKKDNFWEMGDTGPCGPCSEVHIDLRPDEERKKVDGATLVNQDDPRVMEIWNLVFIQFNRQKDGALQPLPARHVDTGMGFERIVAVLQEKKSNYDTDVFTPLLEAISKRAGIPYGRSDETDIAMRVIADHIRAVSFAITDGAAPSNEERGYVIRRILRRASRYAWDRLEIREAFMSDLVDVLVAQFREVFPEIVEKSTHVKKVITAEETSFLRTLDQGIAYFHQMTDGKEQLSGEDAFKLHDTYGFPVDLTELMARERGISVDLDRFQVLMNEQKDRARKAGRFKQGDDADESSATGLFRTPAEDGSRFTGYDERESSCRILELQELNGKPAVILDRTPFYAESGGQVSDTGTLVCDDSGETIRVVDVTDIDGHRVHLLERKPDNTDGAWKAAVDSQRRTEIERHHSATHLLHAALRKVLGGHVAQKGSLVAPDRLRFDFSHYEPVSPDALNEIEELVNENIRRNIPMEEKRDVPVEEAKKSGATMLFGEKYGERVRIVTFDPDYSKELCGGTHVNATGEIGYLRLVSESSVAAGIRRIEAVGGSVADEYLRREKQVLLKVRQLLGSSAGRPDEEIAKLLDEKKQLEKELRKLSQLQAGLTLDRLIGNPVTTGKGIRLVAGEMEGADMGALKQMGYDALQKTGENTVIILGARDTEKGKVYLMAAVTEDLVADGIKAGALVGTLAKTVGGGGGGQPNLATAGGKQPEKLPEVFDQAKSLLS from the coding sequence ATGTCCGTTCGTTCATCCGACCAGATCCGTCAGGAGTTTTTTGATTTTTTTCGTGAAAAAGAGCACTTGATTGTTGAAAGCGCCCCGGTTGTGCCGGAAGATGATCCCACCCTGCTGTTCATCAATGCGGGCATGAATCCGTTCAAACCCATTTTCCTTGGGGAAGAGGAGGGATTGAAACGTTCCGGGAAGGTTTGGCACAGAACGGCCAACACCCAGAAATGCATACGGGTCAGCGGCAAGCACAACGACCTGGAAGAGGTGGGGCACGACACCTATCATCACACCCTGTTCGAAATGCTGGGGAACTGGTCGTTCGGCGATTACTTTAAAAAAGAGGCGATCGCCTGGGCCTGGGAACTGCTGGTGGATCACTGGGGACTCGAACCCGACCGGCTTTACGCCACCGTGTTTGAGGGTGATCCCGACGACGGACTGCCGGCCGACGATGAGGCCGCCGAATTCTGGGCGTCCGAGACCCCCATCCCCAAAGACCATATCCTCAAATTCGGTAAAAAGGACAATTTCTGGGAAATGGGTGATACCGGGCCCTGCGGACCCTGTTCCGAGGTGCACATCGACCTGCGTCCCGATGAGGAGCGCAAGAAGGTGGACGGCGCGACGCTGGTCAACCAGGATGATCCCCGCGTGATGGAGATATGGAACCTGGTTTTTATCCAGTTCAACCGGCAAAAAGACGGGGCGCTTCAGCCGCTGCCGGCCAGGCATGTCGATACCGGTATGGGTTTCGAACGTATTGTTGCCGTGCTCCAGGAAAAAAAATCCAATTACGACACCGACGTCTTTACCCCGCTTCTGGAAGCTATCAGTAAGCGGGCGGGCATTCCCTATGGCCGGTCCGATGAAACCGATATCGCCATGCGGGTGATTGCCGACCATATTCGCGCTGTCAGCTTCGCCATCACCGATGGGGCAGCACCCAGCAATGAGGAGCGTGGCTACGTGATCCGGCGGATTCTGCGTCGCGCCAGCCGCTACGCCTGGGATCGCCTGGAGATCCGGGAAGCGTTTATGAGCGATCTGGTGGATGTGCTTGTAGCGCAGTTCCGTGAAGTATTTCCGGAAATCGTTGAGAAAAGCACGCATGTCAAGAAGGTCATAACAGCGGAGGAAACGTCATTTTTGCGTACCCTCGACCAGGGGATCGCCTATTTCCACCAAATGACCGATGGCAAGGAGCAGCTCTCCGGCGAAGATGCGTTCAAGCTTCATGACACCTATGGGTTTCCGGTGGATCTGACCGAGCTCATGGCCCGGGAGCGCGGTATTTCAGTGGACCTTGACCGGTTCCAGGTGTTGATGAACGAGCAGAAGGATCGCGCCCGCAAAGCCGGCAGGTTCAAGCAGGGTGACGATGCGGATGAGTCATCGGCCACCGGCCTTTTCCGGACCCCGGCTGAGGACGGATCTCGGTTTACAGGATATGATGAACGGGAGAGCTCCTGCAGGATACTGGAACTTCAGGAACTGAACGGCAAGCCGGCGGTGATCCTTGATCGCACTCCGTTTTACGCCGAAAGCGGCGGTCAGGTCTCCGACACCGGAACGCTGGTGTGTGACGACTCCGGCGAAACCATCCGGGTTGTGGATGTCACAGATATCGACGGACACCGGGTCCATCTGCTGGAACGGAAGCCCGACAATACCGATGGCGCCTGGAAGGCGGCTGTCGATTCGCAAAGACGGACCGAAATTGAACGGCATCACAGCGCTACGCACCTGCTGCACGCCGCCTTGCGCAAGGTGCTCGGTGGGCATGTGGCCCAGAAAGGGTCGCTGGTGGCACCCGACCGCCTTCGATTCGACTTTTCGCATTATGAGCCGGTGTCGCCGGATGCCCTGAACGAGATCGAAGAGCTGGTCAACGAGAACATCCGCCGGAACATACCCATGGAGGAAAAGCGCGATGTGCCGGTTGAGGAAGCAAAGAAGAGCGGAGCCACCATGCTGTTTGGTGAAAAATACGGAGAACGGGTCAGGATTGTGACCTTCGACCCGGATTACTCAAAGGAGTTGTGCGGTGGGACCCATGTGAACGCAACGGGTGAAATCGGATACCTGCGCCTGGTGTCCGAGAGTTCGGTGGCCGCGGGAATTCGCAGGATTGAGGCGGTTGGCGGATCCGTCGCCGACGAGTACCTGCGCCGGGAGAAACAGGTGCTGCTTAAAGTCCGGCAGCTTCTGGGCAGCAGTGCCGGCCGGCCGGATGAAGAAATTGCAAAACTGCTCGATGAAAAGAAGCAGCTTGAGAAAGAGCTTCGGAAGCTGAGTCAGCTTCAGGCCGGACTCACGCTCGATCGTCTGATTGGAAATCCGGTGACCACAGGCAAAGGTATTCGCCTGGTGGCCGGCGAGATGGAAGGAGCGGATATGGGCGCGCTCAAGCAGATGGGGTATGACGCGCTGCAGAAAACCGGAGAGAATACGGTGATTATTCTGGGAGCAAGAGATACGGAAAAAGGGAAGGTGTACCTGATGGCGGCGGTCACCGAAGATCTTGTCGCCGACGGAATCAAGGCCGGAGCCCTGGTCGGCACGCTGGCAAAAACCGTGGGCGGAGGCGGAGGCGGTCAGCCGAATCTGGCTACGGCCGGAGGCAAGCAGCCGGAGAAACTACCCGAAGTTTTTGACCAGGCGAAATCACTGCTCTCCTGA
- a CDS encoding M3 family metallopeptidase: MKLSLFPILSIALWMSACSPESGETITEPEAAPQAPEVMLSQDNPFYAPSTLPFEAPDFDAIRTEHYKPAMEVGMAQEIQEYEAIANNPEPPTVENTLVAMQRTGELLTRVQRVFFNMTSAHTNEQIQEIQAEMAPRFSEHSDNILLNPALFARVQTLYDSRDELDLDPATAKLLDDTYRSFVRAGALLNEEEQQRIRELNSEISSLQTSFQENLLAMTRERAVIIEDESKLEGLNSGRIAAAREAAEERGHEGKYLLSITNTTRVPLLTSLKNRDVRQQLWEASAYRGIGQNDGIDTRPTVLRLVELRAERAQLLGYANFAEFALDPQTAGHPDYVLDMLTDLIPSVRANTEREAEMIRARMLEDGIDDEVMPWDWEYYAERVREAEYDIDDEEVRPYFELNRVLEDGVFYTMNRLYGISFEERDDLPVYHPDVRVFDVIDHDGEQLGLFYADYFARDSKRGGAWMSSFVGQSHLLDQKPVIVNVLNIPKPAEGEPALISFGNATTLFHEMGHGVHGLFSDVKYPSQAMTAVPRDFVEFPSTFEEDWAIHPEVLANYAVHYETGERIPQDLLDRVIAARDFNQGYETQEYLAATMVDMEWHLLGPDDVPDDVTAFEQAALAKYDLDYDPVPPRYKSPYFAHIFTGGYSANYYAYIWSEVLAADAFAFMQERGGLTRENGDHYRDLILSRGGSLEAMELYREFRGGEPGVEALLRRRGLEVAN, encoded by the coding sequence ATGAAACTGTCTCTATTTCCAATTCTCAGTATCGCACTGTGGATGTCGGCCTGTTCGCCCGAATCCGGCGAAACCATTACCGAACCCGAAGCCGCGCCACAAGCCCCTGAAGTTATGCTCAGTCAAGACAACCCCTTTTACGCTCCAAGCACCCTTCCCTTTGAAGCGCCCGATTTCGACGCCATTCGAACAGAGCACTACAAGCCGGCCATGGAAGTGGGCATGGCTCAGGAAATCCAGGAATACGAAGCCATAGCCAATAATCCGGAACCCCCAACCGTAGAAAACACCCTTGTGGCCATGCAGCGCACCGGCGAGCTGCTCACCCGCGTGCAAAGGGTGTTTTTCAACATGACATCCGCCCACACCAACGAACAGATTCAGGAGATTCAGGCGGAGATGGCCCCCAGGTTCTCCGAACACTCCGACAACATTCTGCTCAATCCGGCTCTTTTTGCCCGTGTCCAGACCCTGTATGACAGCCGGGACGAGCTGGATCTGGATCCCGCCACTGCCAAACTGCTCGATGACACCTACCGGAGTTTTGTCCGTGCGGGCGCCCTCCTGAACGAGGAGGAGCAGCAGCGTATCCGGGAGCTGAATTCCGAGATTTCCTCCCTGCAGACCAGCTTCCAGGAAAATCTGTTGGCTATGACCCGCGAACGGGCAGTGATCATCGAAGATGAAAGCAAACTGGAGGGGCTGAACAGCGGCCGCATTGCCGCTGCCAGAGAGGCCGCCGAAGAGCGCGGACATGAAGGCAAATACCTGCTCTCCATCACCAATACCACACGTGTGCCGCTGCTCACCAGCCTCAAAAACCGTGACGTACGCCAGCAGCTGTGGGAAGCCTCAGCCTATCGCGGTATAGGTCAGAACGACGGCATCGACACACGTCCCACCGTCCTTCGTCTGGTTGAACTCCGCGCCGAACGTGCGCAGCTGCTCGGCTATGCCAATTTCGCCGAGTTTGCCCTTGATCCCCAGACCGCCGGGCACCCCGACTATGTACTGGACATGCTCACCGATCTGATCCCCTCGGTCCGGGCCAATACCGAACGGGAAGCGGAAATGATCCGTGCCAGAATGCTGGAAGACGGCATCGATGACGAAGTGATGCCCTGGGACTGGGAGTACTACGCCGAGCGGGTTCGCGAAGCCGAGTACGATATCGATGATGAAGAGGTGCGCCCCTATTTTGAACTGAACCGGGTTTTGGAGGATGGCGTATTCTACACCATGAATCGCCTCTACGGAATCTCGTTTGAAGAGCGCGACGATCTACCGGTCTATCATCCCGACGTACGGGTGTTTGATGTGATCGATCACGACGGCGAGCAGCTGGGTCTGTTCTATGCCGACTATTTTGCACGTGACTCCAAACGCGGCGGCGCGTGGATGAGCTCGTTTGTAGGGCAGTCTCATCTGCTTGATCAGAAGCCTGTTATTGTCAATGTGCTCAACATCCCCAAGCCGGCCGAGGGTGAACCCGCCCTTATCAGCTTCGGCAATGCTACCACCCTGTTCCATGAAATGGGCCACGGGGTGCACGGACTCTTTTCCGACGTGAAGTATCCCTCCCAGGCGATGACCGCTGTGCCGCGTGATTTCGTTGAGTTCCCGTCCACGTTCGAGGAAGACTGGGCCATCCACCCCGAGGTACTGGCCAACTACGCCGTCCACTACGAAACCGGCGAGCGCATCCCCCAGGACCTGCTCGACCGCGTCATCGCCGCGCGTGATTTCAACCAGGGATACGAGACCCAGGAATACCTGGCTGCGACGATGGTCGACATGGAGTGGCATCTGCTCGGGCCGGATGATGTGCCGGACGATGTGACCGCTTTTGAGCAGGCAGCGCTCGCCAAATACGACCTCGACTATGATCCGGTCCCCCCGCGTTATAAGTCACCCTATTTCGCGCACATTTTCACCGGAGGCTATTCTGCCAACTACTACGCCTATATCTGGAGCGAGGTGCTTGCTGCCGATGCGTTTGCCTTCATGCAGGAGCGCGGCGGTCTGACCCGCGAAAACGGCGATCATTACCGCGATCTTATTCTTTCGCGCGGCGGAAGCCTGGAAGCAATGGAGCTGTATCGTGAATTCCGCGGCGGAGAACCGGGGGTTGAGGCGCTTCTGAGGCGCCGCGGCCTGGAAGTCGCCAACTGA
- a CDS encoding ABC transporter permease produces the protein MSQVRIFFHIVLREFRRFSKNSVALLIFLGAPLLYGPIFGLLYKDAQLYDTPIAVVNMDGGIMADRVIDALDENENIRVARVFHDDLQLRDGFIKGDYYAVVTIPDRFEADIQQNRNPEVHVAMNAMNMVITNYTSRSIQQVLGTMNAGIQIESIKKAGVPPQVAEERHGAFATTVQMWFNPSNNYLIFLLPGLLGMVLQQVFLLVLAISFSQEYEENTFAELVGQTRSAFLILLAKTFPYWLMGMLMWLFNLHGLMYWFQIPIDGYLWGIYLFSFLFVMAMSSIGIMVSAAIPSQLKATEILMVIAAPAFLISGFTWPLYQMPGSVQFVAHLIPTTHFLEGFRKMILAGAELVHLQSEVFYLIMLTLIPYLLTLLIIKLRIRRTEVLAG, from the coding sequence ATGTCCCAAGTCAGAATCTTTTTCCACATCGTGCTGCGTGAGTTCCGCCGATTTTCAAAAAACTCGGTCGCACTACTCATTTTCCTTGGAGCGCCTCTGTTATACGGACCCATTTTCGGTCTGCTGTACAAGGACGCCCAGCTTTACGATACACCGATTGCCGTGGTCAACATGGACGGGGGCATTATGGCCGATCGCGTTATTGACGCGTTGGATGAAAACGAAAACATCCGGGTCGCGAGGGTGTTCCACGATGACCTTCAACTTCGGGACGGCTTTATCAAAGGCGATTACTATGCCGTTGTCACCATCCCCGACCGCTTCGAAGCCGATATCCAGCAAAACCGCAACCCCGAGGTGCATGTGGCGATGAATGCCATGAATATGGTCATCACCAACTACACCAGTCGCTCCATTCAGCAGGTGCTCGGTACCATGAACGCGGGCATTCAGATAGAGTCGATCAAAAAGGCGGGAGTGCCCCCGCAGGTGGCCGAAGAGCGGCACGGCGCGTTTGCGACCACCGTACAGATGTGGTTCAACCCCTCCAACAACTATCTCATCTTTTTACTCCCGGGTCTTCTGGGGATGGTATTGCAGCAGGTCTTTCTGCTGGTGCTCGCCATTTCGTTCAGCCAGGAGTACGAGGAGAATACATTTGCCGAACTGGTAGGCCAAACCCGCTCGGCATTTCTGATTCTGCTCGCCAAAACCTTCCCGTACTGGCTGATGGGCATGCTGATGTGGCTGTTCAACCTGCACGGACTCATGTACTGGTTCCAGATTCCGATCGACGGCTATCTGTGGGGCATCTATCTGTTTTCGTTTTTGTTTGTGATGGCGATGAGCAGTATCGGAATCATGGTGAGCGCGGCCATTCCGTCGCAGCTCAAAGCCACCGAAATACTGATGGTGATCGCCGCTCCGGCATTCCTGATCAGTGGATTCACCTGGCCGTTGTATCAGATGCCGGGTTCGGTGCAGTTTGTCGCCCATCTCATCCCGACCACCCATTTTTTAGAGGGATTCCGGAAGATGATTCTGGCGGGGGCCGAACTGGTGCATCTGCAGAGCGAAGTGTTCTATCTGATCATGCTCACCCTCATTCCCTATCTGCTGACTCTGCTGATCATCAAACTCCGGATACGCAGAACGGAAGTACTGGCCGGCTGA